In Passer domesticus isolate bPasDom1 chromosome 1, bPasDom1.hap1, whole genome shotgun sequence, one DNA window encodes the following:
- the PSMG4 gene encoding proteasome assembly chaperone 4, with protein MFPGNIAGRVGSVQAREPEGRCRRRSAAAGRARRGAASASACPCRSGLARSGLAAPGEAAMEAAAGGGAAGGIALHDFSGQLGEQRVHFHAMRLRDSLFLWVGAAPALASLAVAMCSPRDSIPVAASLLGDPSDTASSCLAQRLASKTKKQIFVSYNLQNTDSNFTLLIENRIKEEMTAFPDKF; from the exons ATGTTCCCTGGGAACATCGCTGGGAGGGTGGGAAGCGTGCAGGCCCGGGAGCCGGAGGGCCGGTGCCGGAGGCGGAgcgccgcggcggggcgggcccggcgAGGGGCGGCCTCAGCCTCAGCCTGCCCCTGCCGCTCGGGCCTGGCGCGCTCGGGCCTGGCCGCGCCGGGAGAAGCGGCCatggaggcggcggcgggcggcggagcggcgggCGGCATCGCCCTGCACGACTTCAGCGGGCAGCTGGGCGAGCAGCGGGTGCACTTCCACGCCATGCGGCTGCGGGACTCGCTCTTCCTCTGGGTGGGCGCCGCGCCCGCCCTGGCCAGCCTGGCCGTCGCCATGTGCAGCCCCCGT GACAGCATCCCGGTGGCCGCCTCGCTCCTGGGGGACCCCTCGGACACCGCCTCGTCCTGCCTGGCGCAGCGCTTGG CCAGCAAGACCAAAAAGCAGATATTTGTCAGCTACAACCTTCAAAACACAGACAGCAATTTCACCTTACTCATAGAAAACAGGATCAAAGAAGAAATGACAGCTTTTCCAGACAAGTTCTGA